From a single Bacillus pseudomycoides DSM 12442 genomic region:
- the mutL gene encoding DNA mismatch repair endonuclease MutL, with protein sequence MGKIRKLDDQLSNLIAAGEVVERPASVVKELVENSIDANSTSIEIHLEEAGLSKIRIIDNGDGIAEEDCIVAFERHATSKIKDENDLFRIRTLGFRGEALPSIASVSELELVTSTGDAPGTHLIIKGGDIIMQEKTASRKGTDITVQNLFFNTPARLKYMKTIHTELGNITDIVYRIAMSHPEVSLKLFHNEKKLLHTSGNGDVRQVLAAIYSIQVAKKLIPIEVESLDFTIRGYVTLPEVTRASRNYISTIVNGRYVRNYVLMKAIQQGYHTLLPVGRYPIGFVSIEMDPMLVDVNVHPAKLEVRFSKEQELLQLIEKTLQDAFKKIQLIPDAGVTSKKKEKDESVQEQFHFEHTKPKEVPLPNIVLPTGMDEKQEEIQAKPQNKNLLWQPPKQEWQPPESLVKEENGWQLSKSMIGKSVQDGNGWDNSEEDFELEEVAEIQEIEMNGNDLPPLYPIGQMHGTYIFAQNDKGLYMIDQHAAQERINYEYFRDKVGQVTKEVQELLVPYRIDLSLTEFLRVEEQLEELKKVGLFLEQFGHQSFIVRSHPTWFPKGQEIEIIDEMMQQVVKLKKVDIKKLREEAAIMMSCKASIKANQYLTNDQIFALLEELRTTTNPYTCPHGRPILVHHSTYELEKMFKRVM encoded by the coding sequence ATGGGGAAAATTCGCAAACTCGATGATCAACTCTCTAACTTAATTGCCGCAGGGGAAGTAGTCGAACGACCTGCTTCAGTTGTAAAAGAACTTGTCGAAAATTCCATCGATGCGAATAGTACATCTATTGAAATCCACTTAGAAGAAGCTGGATTATCAAAAATTCGCATCATTGATAATGGAGATGGCATTGCTGAAGAAGATTGTATTGTTGCTTTTGAGCGGCATGCAACAAGTAAAATTAAAGATGAAAATGATTTATTTCGCATCCGCACGCTCGGTTTCCGTGGTGAGGCATTGCCAAGTATCGCATCTGTTAGTGAATTAGAGTTAGTCACAAGTACAGGAGATGCACCAGGTACACATCTTATTATTAAGGGCGGAGACATTATAATGCAGGAAAAAACAGCGAGCCGTAAAGGGACAGATATTACGGTTCAAAATCTGTTTTTTAACACGCCAGCACGCCTTAAATATATGAAAACAATTCATACAGAGCTTGGGAATATTACAGACATTGTATATCGCATTGCTATGTCCCATCCAGAAGTATCTTTGAAATTGTTTCATAATGAGAAAAAACTGCTACACACTTCGGGGAATGGTGATGTGAGGCAAGTACTTGCTGCAATTTACAGCATTCAAGTTGCGAAAAAACTCATTCCGATTGAAGTGGAATCATTGGACTTTACCATTCGTGGATATGTAACGTTACCTGAAGTAACGAGAGCATCTCGTAATTACATATCTACGATTGTAAATGGCCGTTACGTTCGAAACTATGTCTTGATGAAAGCAATTCAGCAAGGGTATCACACATTACTTCCAGTGGGACGTTATCCAATCGGTTTTGTATCAATCGAGATGGATCCAATGTTAGTTGACGTGAACGTTCATCCAGCGAAATTAGAAGTGCGTTTTAGTAAAGAGCAGGAATTACTGCAATTGATTGAAAAAACATTGCAGGACGCGTTTAAAAAAATACAGCTCATTCCGGATGCTGGTGTTACATCAAAGAAAAAAGAAAAAGATGAAAGTGTACAAGAGCAATTTCATTTTGAACATACAAAACCGAAAGAAGTACCACTGCCAAATATCGTCTTACCGACTGGAATGGATGAGAAACAAGAAGAAATCCAAGCCAAACCACAAAACAAAAATTTACTTTGGCAACCACCGAAGCAGGAATGGCAGCCACCAGAATCTTTAGTAAAAGAAGAAAATGGTTGGCAACTTTCTAAATCAATGATTGGAAAATCTGTCCAAGACGGGAATGGATGGGATAACAGCGAGGAAGATTTTGAATTAGAAGAAGTAGCAGAAATCCAAGAAATCGAAATGAATGGAAACGACTTACCACCGCTTTATCCAATCGGGCAAATGCATGGAACCTATATTTTCGCCCAAAATGATAAAGGTTTATATATGATTGACCAGCATGCAGCGCAAGAGCGAATCAATTATGAATATTTCCGTGATAAAGTAGGACAAGTAACGAAAGAAGTACAAGAATTGCTCGTACCATATCGTATTGATTTATCTCTCACTGAATTCTTACGTGTCGAAGAGCAATTAGAGGAATTGAAAAAGGTAGGATTATTCTTAGAACAATTTGGTCATCAATCCTTTATCGTTCGTTCGCATCCAACGTGGTTCCCAAAAGGACAGGAAATAGAAATCATCGATGAAATGATGCAGCAAGTTGTCAAACTAAAAAAAGTCGATATAAAAAAACTGCGTGAAGAAGCAGCTATTATGATGAGCTGTAAAGCATCGATCAAAGCAAATCAATATTTAACGAACGATCAAATATTTGCTTTGCTAGAAGAACTGCGTACAACAACAAATCCTTACACATGTCCGCATGGTAGACCTATACTTGTGCATCATTCGACGTATGAACTGGAGAAGATGTTTAAGCGGGTGATGTAG
- a CDS encoding DUF5105 domain-containing protein encodes MAEKVRKAVLYNYEGVSSITEESVDNYFKNFKEVIRQKVKFETNVVYIDGEGIKDLPRILWKP; translated from the coding sequence ATGGCGGAAAAGGTTAGAAAAGCAGTCCTATATAATTATGAGGGCGTATCTAGTATTACAGAAGAATCAGTAGATAACTATTTTAAAAATTTTAAAGAAGTAATACGGCAAAAAGTGAAATTTGAAACGAATGTTGTATATATAGATGGAGAGGGTATAAAGGATCTCCCAAGGATTTTATGGAAACCATAA
- the ppsA gene encoding phosphoenolpyruvate synthase, which yields MKPYVLEFREIDKTRQMVVGGKGMNLGECSRIEGILVPEGFCVTTEAYKRVIGKNEELHQLLDQLAVQKVDERERISEISRKIRELIEGIEIEKGIEEDIDRCLLTFGFEHAYAVRSSATAEDLPFASFAGQQDTYLNIIGKDEILRYISKCWASLFTDRAIIYRIQNGFDHSQVYLSVIIQRMIFPQASGILFTADPITSNRKLLSIDASFGLGEALVSGLVSADCYKVQEDKIVDKMIATKKLAIYGLKEGGTETQQIDPDRQKTQTLTEHQILQLARIGREIEAYFGCPQDIEWCLVDDTFYIVQSRPITTLYPIPEANDQENHVYVSVGHQQMMTDPMKPLGLSLFQLTSFGPRFKAGGRLFVDITHNLASPVSRKTIIDTLGQSDPLIKDALMTIIEREDFIKSSPDGKKVPSPSKSNKGISSSGFQAQIENDPTIVSDLIKSSQTSIEELKQNIQSKSGSDLFDFILEDIQKLKKILFDPQSLGVIMAAMDASTWINEKMNKWLGEKNVADTLSLSVPNNITSEMGLALLDVADVIRPYPEVINYLQHVKDDNFLDELVKFDGGQETQGTIYDYLSKYGMRCTREIDITKTRWSEKPTTLIPMILSNIKNFEPNASNQKFEQGRQAALKKEQELLDRLKQLPDGEQKVKETKRMIDLIRNFIGYREYPKYGMVNRYFVYKQALLKEAEQLVQANVIHEKEDIYYLTFEELHEVVRTNKLDYQIISKRKDEYKLYEKLTPPRVITSDGEIIAGEYKRENLPAEAIVGLPVSSGVIEGRARVILKMEDADLEDGDILVTTFTDPSWTPLFVSIKGLVTEVGGLMTHGAVIAREYGLPAVVGVENATKLIKDGQRIRVNGTEGYIEIL from the coding sequence ATGAAACCATATGTACTAGAGTTTCGTGAGATCGATAAAACGAGACAAATGGTGGTCGGTGGCAAAGGGATGAATTTGGGCGAATGTTCGAGGATTGAAGGAATACTTGTACCAGAGGGATTTTGTGTTACCACTGAGGCATATAAAAGAGTCATTGGGAAAAATGAGGAGCTTCATCAATTACTGGATCAACTAGCAGTTCAAAAAGTGGACGAACGAGAAAGAATTAGTGAAATTAGCAGGAAGATTCGTGAGCTGATTGAGGGGATCGAGATCGAGAAGGGGATCGAAGAAGATATCGATCGATGTCTCTTAACTTTTGGCTTCGAGCATGCATATGCTGTTCGTTCAAGTGCTACAGCCGAGGATCTTCCATTTGCCTCCTTTGCTGGTCAACAGGACACCTATTTAAATATCATCGGAAAAGATGAAATATTGCGATATATCAGTAAATGTTGGGCTTCCCTATTTACTGATCGCGCAATAATTTACCGAATCCAAAACGGATTTGATCACAGCCAAGTTTATCTATCCGTTATCATTCAACGGATGATTTTCCCACAGGCTTCAGGAATTTTATTTACTGCTGATCCGATTACTTCCAATCGAAAGCTACTATCGATCGATGCTAGCTTTGGACTAGGAGAGGCTCTTGTCTCCGGCTTGGTATCTGCGGATTGCTATAAGGTGCAAGAAGATAAAATCGTCGATAAGATGATAGCAACCAAAAAATTGGCCATCTATGGACTAAAAGAAGGCGGAACAGAGACACAGCAGATCGATCCTGATCGGCAAAAGACGCAAACACTTACTGAACATCAAATTTTACAGCTCGCACGCATAGGCAGAGAGATTGAAGCTTATTTTGGTTGCCCACAAGATATCGAATGGTGTTTGGTTGATGATACATTTTATATTGTCCAGAGTCGTCCAATCACTACTTTATACCCCATCCCTGAAGCAAATGATCAGGAAAATCACGTTTATGTATCTGTCGGTCACCAACAAATGATGACCGACCCCATGAAACCATTGGGATTATCTTTATTCCAGTTAACATCTTTTGGACCCAGGTTTAAAGCTGGTGGAAGGTTATTTGTTGATATCACACATAATCTGGCTTCGCCTGTCAGCAGAAAAACGATAATAGATACCTTGGGACAATCAGATCCGCTCATAAAAGACGCACTCATGACTATAATAGAGCGAGAAGATTTTATAAAATCGTCACCAGATGGTAAAAAAGTACCGAGTCCCAGTAAAAGCAATAAAGGTATATCGTCTTCGGGTTTTCAAGCACAAATCGAAAACGATCCGACAATCGTTTCTGATTTGATTAAGAGTAGTCAAACATCGATAGAAGAGTTAAAACAAAACATCCAATCGAAATCAGGATCAGATTTATTTGATTTTATTCTAGAAGATATCCAGAAATTAAAGAAGATTTTATTTGACCCACAAAGTTTGGGTGTGATTATGGCTGCTATGGATGCTTCAACATGGATCAATGAAAAAATGAACAAGTGGTTAGGTGAGAAAAACGTAGCAGACACGCTTTCTCTATCTGTACCAAACAATATTACTTCGGAAATGGGTCTGGCGCTATTAGATGTCGCAGATGTGATTCGTCCTTATCCGGAAGTAATCAATTATTTACAACATGTAAAAGATGATAACTTTTTGGATGAACTGGTTAAGTTTGATGGTGGGCAGGAAACCCAAGGTACTATCTATGATTATCTCAGCAAATACGGAATGCGATGTACCAGAGAAATCGATATTACTAAAACTCGTTGGAGTGAAAAACCAACTACACTTATCCCCATGATTCTTAGTAATATCAAAAACTTTGAGCCTAATGCTAGCAATCAGAAATTTGAGCAAGGGCGACAGGCAGCTTTGAAAAAAGAACAAGAGTTATTAGATCGATTGAAGCAATTACCGGATGGTGAACAAAAAGTCAAAGAAACAAAACGAATGATCGACCTAATCCGGAATTTCATCGGTTATCGGGAATATCCAAAGTACGGCATGGTTAATCGATACTTCGTTTATAAGCAGGCTTTACTGAAAGAAGCCGAACAACTCGTACAAGCCAACGTTATTCATGAAAAAGAAGATATATACTATCTCACTTTTGAAGAACTTCACGAAGTCGTACGCACAAATAAACTAGATTACCAGATCATCAGCAAACGAAAAGACGAGTACAAATTATATGAAAAACTAACTCCCCCACGTGTTATCACGTCTGATGGTGAAATTATTGCGGGTGAATACAAACGAGAAAATCTCCCAGCCGAAGCTATTGTAGGTCTACCGGTTTCTTCCGGAGTTATAGAGGGCAGAGCACGCGTCATCTTAAAAATGGAAGATGCAGATTTAGAAGATGGAGATATACTGGTTACAACCTTCACCGATCCTAGCTGGACACCATTGTTTGTATCCATAAAAGGACTTGTCACCGAAGTTGGCGGACTGATGACCCATGGAGCAGTCATCGCACGTGAATATGGCTTACCTGCCGTTGTCGGTGTTGAAAATGCCACCAAGCTGATAAAAGATGGGCAACGAATTCGAGTAAATGGAACAGAAGGTTATATAGAAATACTATAA
- a CDS encoding aspartyl-phosphate phosphatase Spo0E family protein, producing MEMRKLHYLIEKRKEELIELVKHYGFCHPRVLKFSQDLDKLIIHMMKQSEIRDIIPKANSNTCKK from the coding sequence ATGGAGATGAGAAAGTTACATTATTTAATTGAAAAAAGAAAAGAAGAATTAATTGAGCTTGTTAAACACTATGGTTTTTGTCATCCTAGGGTGCTAAAATTTAGCCAAGATCTAGATAAATTAATTATTCATATGATGAAACAAAGTGAAATACGTGACATTATTCCAAAAGCAAACAGTAATACATGTAAAAAATAA